One stretch of Dissulfurimicrobium hydrothermale DNA includes these proteins:
- a CDS encoding aspartate kinase yields the protein MALIIQKYGGTSVADCKKIEKVAERVIFCKRQGNDVVAVLSAMAGETNRLIALAKKIDPRPDQRELDVLMATGEQVTIALFAIAVKKRGFESKSFLGSQVPIVTTPSFNKARIEKIPAENLLAALRAGIIPVVAGFQGVTRHGDITTLGRGGSDTTAVAIAAALHADLCEIYTDVEGVYTTDPNICPRARKIERISYEEMMEMASLGAKVLEIRSVEFAMRYGIPIHVRSTFTDTPGTLVVKEDENMEDILVSGVTYSRNEARITLSKVPDKPGIASKIFTPISDANIVVDMIIQNTRSGDLTDITFTVSRNDYDQAMEIVKKVASDIGAEKVTGDDNMAKVSIVGVGMRNHAGVATKMFDILARHGINILMISTSEIKVSCVIEEKYTELAVRALHEGFGLDQSQPAS from the coding sequence ATGGCGTTAATAATTCAAAAATATGGCGGGACATCGGTTGCTGACTGCAAAAAGATCGAAAAAGTGGCTGAGCGGGTAATATTCTGCAAACGTCAGGGCAACGATGTAGTTGCTGTATTATCCGCCATGGCTGGCGAGACAAACAGACTGATAGCCCTTGCCAAGAAGATAGACCCAAGACCTGACCAAAGGGAACTTGATGTACTGATGGCGACAGGGGAGCAGGTTACGATCGCCCTTTTTGCCATCGCGGTCAAAAAGAGAGGTTTTGAATCCAAGTCGTTTTTAGGCTCCCAGGTCCCGATCGTAACAACCCCTTCATTCAACAAGGCCAGGATAGAAAAAATACCCGCGGAAAACCTTCTGGCCGCGCTCAGAGCGGGCATAATCCCTGTCGTGGCAGGCTTCCAGGGCGTAACCAGGCATGGTGACATAACCACGCTAGGACGCGGCGGCTCAGATACAACTGCAGTGGCCATTGCGGCGGCCTTACATGCCGATCTGTGTGAGATATATACAGATGTCGAGGGCGTCTACACAACCGATCCTAATATATGTCCAAGAGCCAGAAAGATCGAGAGGATTTCTTACGAAGAAATGATGGAGATGGCGAGCCTTGGGGCAAAGGTCTTGGAGATAAGGTCAGTTGAGTTTGCAATGAGATATGGAATACCCATCCATGTGAGATCAACCTTTACAGACACACCCGGCACGCTCGTGGTCAAGGAGGATGAAAATATGGAAGATATCTTGGTATCAGGGGTTACATACAGCAGAAATGAGGCCCGCATCACATTGAGCAAGGTGCCAGACAAGCCAGGCATCGCATCCAAGATATTTACCCCTATATCAGATGCAAACATCGTGGTTGACATGATCATCCAAAACACCAGGTCGGGCGACCTTACCGATATAACATTCACTGTTTCAAGAAACGACTACGATCAGGCCATGGAGATCGTTAAGAAGGTGGCATCCGACATCGGTGCGGAAAAGGTCACAGGGGACGACAACATGGCAAAGGTATCCATAGTCGGCGTAGGCATGCGGAACCATGCCGGCGTCGCGACAAAGATGTTCGACATACTGGCAAGGCATGGGATCAATATCCTCATGATAAGCACATCCGAGATAAAGGTCTCCTGTGTGATAGAAGAAAAATACACCGAACTTGCTGTCCGCGCCCTGCATGAAGGCTTCGGCCTTGACCAATCCCAGCCGGCGTCGTGA